TAGCCGTACCGGAAGGTGCGGCTGGATCACCTCCTTTCTAAAGAGTTTTCTAATTTTCCCCTCTTTTTCCCCTTCCCTTTTTTTTAATTCGGGGGTATAGCTCAGCTGGCTAGAGCGGTGGCTTTGCAAGCCATAGGTCTGGGGTTCGAATCCCCATACCTCCACTAAAAAAAGTAAAAGATCAAACGGTGGCGTCAGGATCTTTTACTTTTTTTTTAAAAGGAGCATGTTTGTGCCGACAGATACTTCAGACCTCGACAACTTATTCATTCTCGGCAGCAAATCCGGACCGCAAAGAAAACTCGAAGCCTTTCCCAACCATTCACCTCAAAGGCATTATCTTGTCACCCTGAAAACGGACGAGTTCACCTGTGTCTGTCCAAAAACCGGAAATCCCGATTTTGCTCGAATCCGGATCTGGTATGTCCCGGATAAAAAGATTGTCGAATCCAAATCACTGAAGCTTTATCTCTGGTCGTTCCGGAACGAAGGAGTGTTTCACGAACACCTCGTCAACCAGATTCTGGACGATCTGGTCGAAGTAATCGATCCGCACTGGTGCCTCGTAAAGGGTGTCTTCAATATCCGCGGCGGGATCGGTATCGACGTACATGCGGAACATGTGAAGACGGAAGAGGTACGGAACAGGTGGATTGGCGTCGTCGTCAGGGAGCGGCAGGGGTCCGGTGATTGAATCCGGAGATGACATGAAAAAGGCGTATGAAGTCGGCAATCCCGACTTTTACACGAGTCCTTATACGGGAATGACGAGAAGGCATTATATTGATTGCGCGAAATATCTTCTCTCAAGAGCCTTCACATATGTTCCCTCCGCCGGGACACCCTTGATATTTCCGACAGTACCGGGAAAAACCTATCCGCAGCCGGATGCTCCCGCCTGGCGCTATCGTTCCTTTGAATTCGAAGCGCTCGAAAGGACACTGACACTCGCCGGCCCCCTTATGCATGTCGAACCCGATGTCTGCATTAATAACATCAGACTAAAAGATTATTATTGCCTGCAATTGTATCATACCCTGACGCCCGGAC
This is a stretch of genomic DNA from Spirochaetales bacterium. It encodes these proteins:
- the queF gene encoding NADPH-dependent 7-cyano-7-deazaguanine reductase QueF, with amino-acid sequence MFVPTDTSDLDNLFILGSKSGPQRKLEAFPNHSPQRHYLVTLKTDEFTCVCPKTGNPDFARIRIWYVPDKKIVESKSLKLYLWSFRNEGVFHEHLVNQILDDLVEVIDPHWCLVKGVFNIRGGIGIDVHAEHVKTEEVRNRWIGVVVRERQGSGD